A window of the Bradyrhizobium diazoefficiens genome harbors these coding sequences:
- a CDS encoding LemA family protein, translating into MRKILTVLAALASLSLTNCGYNAIQSEDEQIKANWSEVVNQYQRRADLVPNLVNSVKGFAQQEKDVLLGVTNARAKVGSIQATPEVLNDPAAFQKFQAAQGELSSALSRLLVVTENYPQLKSDALFKDLMSQLEGTENRITVARNRYIKAVQDYNVTVRSFPNNLTAMMFGYKEKPNFSVENEKEISTAPKVDFNPAPAPSK; encoded by the coding sequence ATGCGCAAGATCCTGACCGTGCTGGCGGCGCTGGCCTCGCTCAGCCTCACCAATTGCGGCTACAACGCGATCCAGAGCGAGGATGAGCAGATCAAGGCGAACTGGTCCGAGGTGGTGAACCAGTATCAGCGCCGCGCCGATCTCGTGCCCAATCTGGTCAACTCGGTGAAGGGCTTTGCGCAGCAGGAAAAGGACGTGCTGCTCGGCGTCACCAATGCCCGCGCCAAGGTCGGCAGCATCCAGGCGACGCCCGAGGTGCTGAATGATCCCGCCGCCTTCCAGAAATTCCAGGCGGCGCAAGGCGAGCTCTCCAGCGCATTGTCGCGGCTCCTCGTGGTCACGGAAAACTATCCGCAGCTCAAGTCGGACGCTCTGTTCAAGGATTTGATGTCGCAGTTGGAGGGCACCGAAAACCGCATCACCGTGGCGCGCAACCGCTATATCAAGGCGGTGCAGGATTATAACGTCACCGTCCGATCGTTCCCGAACAACCTCACCGCAATGATGTTCGGCTACAAGGAGAAGCCGAATTTTTCGGTCGAGAACGAGAAGGAAATCTCGACCGCGCCGAAGGTCGATTTCAATCCAGCGCCCGCGCCGTCGAAGTAA